From Scatophagus argus isolate fScaArg1 chromosome 10, fScaArg1.pri, whole genome shotgun sequence, a single genomic window includes:
- the b3gnt2b gene encoding N-acetyllactosaminide beta-1,3-N-acetylglucosaminyltransferase 2, producing MALLRKRLKLVVTVMMVNLFIFILLTRHSNQGKNERHKVHIPSKPFWGKLVPSMAYWNREQQILDIQNNPILTANYSSTEMPAWLNSTSLTFHPCQPNIRVTTQVKDYNSLPQRFKDFLLYMHCRSYPIMVDQPEICKEPPFLLLAVKSLAPHFDRRQAIRQSWGRAGVIANQTVVTIFLLGNATAGDHHPDLSEMLHYESIRHKDIIQWAYRDSFFNLTVKEVLFLEWIQTRCPGARFIFKGDDDVFVNTYRILDFLKGLSEPKARDLFVGDVITNAGPHRDKKVKYFIPESMYTGTYPPYAGGGGYLYSGDIAARLHNVSQHVALYPIDDVYTGMCLRKVGLAPEKHKGFRTFNIEEKYRSNPCAYKSLMLVHPRTPQEMIQIWTWLSSPALNCQ from the coding sequence ATGGCGCTGCTGCGGAAGAGACTGAAGCTTGTGGTGACAGTGATGATGGTCaacctcttcatcttcatcctcctcaccCGACACAGCAACCAGGGCAAAAATGAGCGTCACAAAGTCCACATCCCCTCCAAACCATTCTGGGGCAAACTGGTTCCCAGCATGGCTTACTGGAACCGCGAGCAGCAGATTCTGGACATTCAGAACAATCCCATCCTGACGGCTAACTACAGCTCCACAGAAATGCCGGCCTGGCTTAACAGCACCAGTTTGACCTTCCACCCCTGCCAGCCTAACATCAGGGTTACCACTCAGGTGAAAGACTACAACTCCCTACCGCAACGGTTCAAGGACTTCCTGCTTTACATGCACTGTCGCTCCTACCCCATTATGGTGGACCAGCCTGAGATCTGTAAGGAGCCGCCATTCCTGCTTCTGGCTGTCAAATCTTTGGCACCACACTTCGACCGCCGCCAGGCCATCCGTCAGTCATGGGGACGGGCCGGTGTGATAGCCAATCAGACGGTGGTTACCATCTTCCTTCTCGGCAACGCCACAGCTGGCGACCACCATCCGGATCTGTCCGAAATGCTGCACTATGAGAGCATCCGCCATAAAGACATAATCCAGTGGGCATACAGGGATTCATTCTTCAACTTAACTGTCAAAGAGGTCCTGTTCCTGGAATGGATCCAGACTCGTTGCCCCGGTGCTCGCTTCATCTTCAAAGGCGATGACGATGTCTTTGTCAACACTTACCGCATCCTGGACTTCCTCAAGGGCCTCTCCGAGCCTAAAGCCAGGGACCTCTTTGTGGGCGACGTGATCACTAACGCGGGGCCACATCGAGACAAGAAGGTCAAATACTTCATCCCAGAGAGCATGTACACCGGGACCTACCCTCCATATGCAGGAGGAGGCGGGTACCTTTACTCAGGCGACATTGCTGCTCGTCTGCACAATGTGTCGCAGCATGTAGCGCTCTACCCGATAGACGATGTCTACACAGGCATGTGTCTTAGGAAGGTAGGGCTGGCCCCCGAGAAGCACAAAGGCTTTAGGACTTTTAATATAGAGGAAAAGTACAGGTCGAACCCATGCGCCTACAAGAGTTTAATGCTCGTTCACCCCAGGACCCCGCAGGAGATGATCCAGATCTGGACCTGGCTCAGTAGTCCTGCCCTCAACTGCCAGTGA